The following proteins are encoded in a genomic region of Musa acuminata AAA Group cultivar baxijiao chromosome BXJ2-11, Cavendish_Baxijiao_AAA, whole genome shotgun sequence:
- the LOC135627406 gene encoding transcription factor bHLH30-like: MLVLRGENYIHGEFTGFESPRMDNGREAHDFHGYQEDDSNATHNNSQTGAGAASLMFPAQSIVTDAASAAAAVLPWPLPLVNSLALARDQERFFPSLPPLPPPPLPAFYHDLYARRASTALQFACDGGGLGSSSSDPLGLAGLYMGPEVLIRGRGLMSSSPFAGLHAELGKMTPQEIMDAKALAASKSHSEAERRRRERINAHLARLRSLLPSTTKTDKASLLAEVIQHVKELKRQTLEMAEDSPLPTETDELTVDATNDEDGRFLVRASLCCDDRSDLLPDLIKALKVLKLRTLKAEIATLGGRIKHVLVITGEDGADHQQPEQSVASIQDALRAVMERASSTDEPTAAGGIKRQRTTTLSSTLEHRSI; the protein is encoded by the exons ATGCTCGTGCTGCGTGGCGAGAACTATATACACGGGGAGTTCACAGGCTTCGAGAGTCCAAGAATGGACAACGGTCGTGAGGCCCACGACTTCCATGGCTATCAAGAAGATGACTCCAACGCCACCCACAACAACAGCCAAACTGGAGCAGGTGCTGCTTCGCTAATGTTTCCAGCCCAATCCATCGTGACTGATGCTGCTagcgctgctgctgctgttcttcCATGGCCGCTTCCGCTCGTAAACAGCTTGGCGCTGGCTCGCGATCAAGAAcgcttctttccttctcttccacCGCTCCCACCTCCGCCACTGCCTGCGTTCTACCATGACTTGTATGCACGTCGGGCGTCAACGGCGCTGCAGTTCGCGTGCGACGGCGGCGGTCTCGGATCGTCGTCATCGGACCCCTTGGGATTGGCGGGACTTTACATGGGACCAGAAGTACTGATTCGCGGCCGGGGGTTGATGTCTTCATCCCCCTTCGCAGGTCTTCATGCCGAGCTGGGCAAGATGACACCCCAGGAAATCATGGACGCAAAGGCGCTCGCCGCATCAAAGAGTCACAGCGAGGCCGAGCGACGACGCCGCGAGCGCATCAACGCCCATCTCGCTCGGTTGCGCAGCTTGCTCCCCAGCACCACCAAA ACAGACAAGGCGTCGTTGCTTGCGGAGGTGATCCAACACGTCAAAGAATTGAAGCGCCAGACGTTGGAGATGGCAGAAGACAGCCCACTTCCCACGGAGACCGACGAGCTCACCGTCGACGCCACCAACGACGAGGATGGCAGGTTCCTAGTGAGGGCTTCCCTGTGCTGCGACGACCGGTCGGACCTCCTCCCGGATCTCATCAAAGCCCTCAAGGTCCTGAAACTGCGCACGCTCAAGGCCGAGATAGCCACCCTCGGCGGCCGCATCAAGCACGTGCTTGTCATCACCGGAGAAGATGGTGCCGACCACCAGCAGCCGGAGCAGTCCGTCGCATCGATCCAGGACGCGCTCAGAGCCGTCATGGAGCGGGCATCGTCGACTGACGAGCCAACTGCAGCCGGCGGCATCAAGCGGCAGCGCACCACCACCTTGTCCAGCACACTCGAACACCGGTCCATATGA